CGATGTGCAAGTCTTGGTCTCTTAGGCCTTAATCTCGCCATAGCTCTTACAGCGTTGTCCCAACGATCCTGTTCTAGGCTAAAGCCGAGTGTGTCCCTCATCAAATTCTCGGAATCACTCCTAGGAGGTTAGTCTTTGCCAACTTCGATTTTCCCGATTAGTTGAACTTTCGCAACCGTACATGCTAGCGAGCAATTCCGAACTTTTCCAATCTCATTCTTTCCATAATTCGGGCACTTGCAAGGTTTGTCATGCTAGCTAAAAAGTGGACTCGGCGTAATGCGATGCCGCCCTTGGTAGGTGATTTTTATTTGTAGTCTAGAGAGCAAGTCCCACTAATTTCCCTGGACAAATGCGTTAAAGATGTGCGGACAAAGCTCACTACACACCGGCTAGCTCACTTACTACGTCTTCGGCAGATAGCGGATGGGTCTTACTTTTGATAGTGAAAGCAAATGATTGTAGGTTGGAGAATTCCATGATGTGACTTGTAAATTACTACAAAACCATGGCTTTATAAGACGCCGAAGAATTTGTAGGGATCGAGCATATTCAGATGACCCTTAAGAGGTATCATCTTTTTTTGGCGATCGGGTGCGGGATTTTTAATGTTTGCAATTTAATTTGTAGGTATCTTAGTAGTAAACCAGGCATAAGGCGCATGAACAGTCCTATGGCGTAATATGAGTGTAAGACTGCTGCTCTAATGAAGTGACGCTAGGCTATCTTCCACGACCTCACCATCGTGACTATTATGGTGCCATGCACCTCCTCAGCCGATGTCAACCGCTACGCACTTTTGGAATCTTTAGATAGATGAATGGAATGGACAAAAAGAAACGAGGCGAATGTAGGCTACTGCTCTATCTTCGAAATTGCTTACAATCTATTTAAAACGATCTTGAGGTTAATGCGTACAAGCGCTAAGTCTTAATCAAGACAAGCATCAGAAACGCCTTTAGGTATTTGGATGATGCCATTCCGCCCCCATATCAATGTCTACAAGAATGCTCAATAGATTGCAGAGCGAAAAGGAAGTCTTCCTAGCAATAGTGCAGAAGTACACCGATAAAATCGTTTCACATTTCTCTTAAAGGGAACCTTCATCCCTTGGCGTCACAGGCATAATTCCGCTTTCTCAATGTGCCTTTCATAGCAGACCTTATAGAAAGACCAAGACATGAGTACTCAAAAAGTCGCTAACACGAAGAACGCTACTAGCACCATTACTCCATTCGCAGAAATTGACCCCAAAGAAGAGAGGTCTTTGGTATTTCTATCACCCTTTTCCTATTCGTACAACTGTAATTCTGATTTGTTTAACACAGGTATGGCGCTTGGATATATTCTTCTTGACGATTGGCTTTCTGGGCTATACATTTAAATACTTAGATCAAACCAACATTGTAAGTTTCTTTGCAGCCCCGAGAAACATCCTTTCTGATGGCCCATCAGAGCAATGCCTATGTTTCTGGAATGGAAACTGATTTGGAACTTTATGGAAATGAGCTGAATTACTTTACCACTTTCTTCAAGTAAGTCGTCAGTGCTCTATTTATGGGACACTCTTCTTGACAGTAACAACAGCATTGGCTACATGATCATGCTTTATCCCTCATGCATCATTATTTCTCACATTGGACCTTCAATTTGGCTACCCACCTGCGAGGTAAGATTAAAATCAGTTTATGCTATTCAAAAAACGCTGAACGAAGTTTTCAGGTCATGTGGGGTATATTGACTTGCTGCTTATCCACGGTCACCAAAGCAAAACAGGTAGTGAAAACAGATCCATTCATTCCATCTCAATTGACGGTATCTCCTTTAGGTCTATGGCCTTCGCTTCCTTATCGGCTTTTTTGAAGGCGCAACTTGGCCAGGCTATTTTACCATTATCAGGTCAATTCTCCACAATGCTCTAAGAAGCACGCATGCTAACTCTGCGCTGTAGCCAATGGTATTTGCCTCATGAAATGGCTCTCCGAATGAGTCTTTACAACATTGCACAACCTGTTGGGGCTATGTTATCTGGCGCGATGCAAGGCGCACTTTCAACGAACCTGGAAGGTGCCCTTGGTCGAACCGGCTGGCGATGGGCATTTATCATCGATGTAAGCATAAAATTAGCGAGTTTCGATAGAATGGTACTAATTCTACAGGGGGTTTGCACTATCTTCATCGCCTTACTGGCCTTCACGCTTTTACCGGGCTTTGTACGAACCGACTTCTTGTCATCCCCTGTTTTGGACTGACAGGATATATCTAGCCGGACCGCCCAAACCCTCTTGCCAAATTTTATCTCAGGCCTCGCGATATCGGTATGGAAATACACTCTGAGATTTGCATTCAGCAAGGGTTTGCTAATATTCCATTGAAGCTGTCGCTGAAGCGCGAACTCGCAGGATAGGCCGTGATCCACAGATTGGAATTAACATCAAAACTTTCCTGCGCTGCTTCAAGTTTTGGCATATCTGGTTGTTTTCACGTGAGTCAATTCAGGATCTCGTTTGAAGGAGAGTCGGATGATCTAACCACGTTTTTTTCATAGTTGCTTGGTCTATCGGAACCAACACCACGCCTTCAAATTATTTtaactgaaagagattgtagaacacttgaaatggtatgaaaaaatactctgaatttcttctaaataatgacaaggtccgcgccttttaagcaatctgtgcggacaatgctgactaaacatcacatatagtttatctgtctcggcatgacgccattgaggcatttgttcatgtctcagggtggcaccacacatctcgacacaccccccagtttttgaagctattcagagcttcaagaactgcttcttccatcactttctgggatgattctgtcgcgaatttcacgcataccaagcagctcccgaaacacgtgttgcttctgctttggtagcaccttggtgagcccatctgctggcatagctgcagtgggaacccagtccacattgactcggccttcactaacttcttgtttcatccagcatcggttaatgtccacatgtcgaaGCTTCGTATGCATTGCTGCCCCCTCCTTTGTCAATAGATCGACGGTTTGCTGGTTGTCGCACATGATGGAGAGTGGGTGATCTGGTTCGAATCCTAATGAATGGAGGACTCGGCGCCACCATTGGATGGTTTTTCCTGCTTCtgcgagggcaagaagtTCTGCTTCTGTGGTCGATGTCGTAACAGTCTGTTGTTTAGACGCTTTCCAGTCAATGGGGCCCCCGTACAGCTTACAAAGGTAACCTTCCGAG
The nucleotide sequence above comes from Penicillium digitatum chromosome 1, complete sequence. Encoded proteins:
- a CDS encoding Sucrose/H+ symporter, plant — its product is MSTQKVANTKNATSTITPFAEIDPKEERSLVWRLDIFFLTIGFLGYTFKYLDQTNISNAYVSGMETDLELYGNELNYFTTFFNIGYMIMLYPSCIIISHIGPSIWLPTCEVMWGILTCCLSTVTKAKQVYGLRFLIGFFEGATWPGYFTIISQWYLPHEMALRMSLYNIAQPVGAMLSGAMQGALSTNLEGALGRTGWRWAFIIDGVCTIFIALLAFTLLPGFPDRPNPLAKFYLRPRDIAVAEARTRRIGRDPQIGINIKTFLRCFKFWHIWLFSLAWSIGTNTTPSNYFN